Proteins encoded in a region of the Carassius gibelio isolate Cgi1373 ecotype wild population from Czech Republic chromosome B5, carGib1.2-hapl.c, whole genome shotgun sequence genome:
- the pole gene encoding DNA polymerase epsilon catalytic subunit A, whose protein sequence is MVLQNSGRFKADRGGGDQDNQQDDASAMSAVKRLERSQFTDEMDERFGFERMKEPGEKTGWLINMHPTEILDDDKRMISAVDYYFIQEDGNRFKIALPYKPYFYIATKKNCEREVISFLSKKFQGKVAKLEVVPKEDLDLPNHLVGLKRNYIKLSFNTVDDLIKVKREISPAVRKNREREKSNDAYTSMLSSALVGGSVVTEDEDGTSKKMTEQLDNIVDMREYDVPYHVRVSIDLKIHVAHWYNVRYRGSAYPPEIVRRDDLVERPDPVVLAFDIETTKLPLKFPDAETDQIMMISYMIDGQGFLITNREIVSEDIEDFEFTPKPEYEGPFTVFNEPDEASLIQRWFEHIHETKPNIFVTYNGDFFDWPFIETRAAQLGLSMYREIGFQKDNQGEYKASQAIHMDCLRWVKRDSYLPVGSHNLKAAAKAKLGYDPVELDPEEMCRMATEEPQTLATYSVSDAVATYYLYMKYVHPFIFALCTIIPMEPDEVLRKGSGTLCEALLMVQAFHVNIVFPNKQEQVFNKLTDDGHVLDSETYVGGHVEALESGVFRSDIPCRFKMNPAAFDFLIQRVEHTLRHAIEEEEKVPLEQVTNFNEVCEEIKRKLISLKEVPNRIECPLIYHLDVGAMYPNIILTNRLQPSAMVDEATCAACDFNKPGANCQRKMTWQWRGEIMPASRSEFHRIQQQLESEKFPPLFPNGPPRAFHVLNREEQARHEKKRLGDYCRKAYKKVHLTRLEERVTTICQRENSFYVDTVRAFRDRRYEFKGLHKVWKKKLSTAQDNGDAAEVKRCKNMEILYESLQLAHKCILNSFYGYVMRKGARWYSMEMAGIVCFTGANIITQARELIEQIGRPLELDTDGIWCVLPNTFPENFVIKSTNEKKAKVTISYPGAMLNIMVKEGFTNHQYQELVDPASLTYETRAENSIFFEVDGPYLAMILPASKEEGKKLKKRYAVFNEDGSLAELKGFEVKRRGELQLIKIFQSSVFEAFLKGTTLEEVYASVAKVADYWLDVLYSKAANMPDAELFELISENRSMSRKLEDYGEQKSTSISTAKRLAEFLGDQMVKDAGLSCRYVISRKPEGSPVTERAIPLAIFQAEESVKKHFLRKWLKMPSLHDLDIRSILDWSYYIERLGSAIQKIITIPAALQQVKNPVPRVRHPDWLHKKLLEKNDIYKQKKISELFTSEGKRQVAHQTLPAGETPDMEDFGAPQRPVQPAILISTKRKRISQGEDSQAESQEQELTQSWREILGPPPTIGANREELLVWLRYHKKKWELQLRQRKERRKRRRLVDGESQPTGGGVIRGGPTTGLGSFLRRTARSILDMPWQIVQIAETSHPGFYKLWAVIGSDLHCMKLNIPRVFYVNQKVPKQEEGANCKKVNRILPRSGVVYYLYQYAVPEDMYQEHINEINADLSAPDIEGVYETQVPLLFRALVQLGCMCMVNKQVVRDLAGREADTFDLEHLEMRSLAQFSYLEPGSVRHIYLYHHSQGHKALFGLFIPSQRKASIFVLDTVRSNQMPNLSSLYGAERTALLEKTTEELLPPEKHMFEVRAENDVKAIYRALQRILLNYKEERRGPTLVAVQSNWELRRLMAGMTVLEEFPVVPVHVIDEISYNVLDWQRHGARRMIKHYLNLDSCLSQAFDMARYYHLPVGNLPQDISIFGSDLFLARHLRKHNHLLWLSPTARPDLGGKEADDSRLVMESDERGSMEINSHGCYSTVCVELDIQSLAVNTILQSQHVNDMEGGASIGVSFDVIQHASLEEMMSGNQGANTVASYDETALCSNTFRILKSMVVGWVREITQYHNVYADNQVMHFYRWLRSPSSLLYDPALHRTLLNMMKKIFLQLVAEFKRLGSSVIYGNFNRLILCTKKRRIDDAIAYVEYITNSIHSKEIFHSLSITFSRCWEFLLWMDPTNYGGVKGKLPSSLLYGEDGNEKKKKKDVEEEDGSEEEEEDEENQGEDEEQDGEDDVEDLIESNWNIMQYLPQTASCQKYFLVIISAYIAAVYHSMKQELRRNAPGATPIKRRGATQASQQPTGDVSALPGLITFSQEYVSSELTQNFFTITQKIQKKVSSTRSVTLPSEMFPVLPGSHLPLNNPALEFIKYVCQVLSLDANIVNQVNKLKRDLLRLVDVGEFSEDAQFRDPCKSYILPEVICHQCNFCRDLDLCKDPAVSQDGSVLPQWFCSNCQAQYDTESIEMALVEALQKKLMSYTLQDLECSKCKGVKEANMPLYCSCAGDFNLSFTTKSFTEQVEVFRNIAAHYNMNFLLETIDWVLSMNA, encoded by the exons CCTAATCACCTGGTGGGCCTGAAGAGGAATTACATCAAACTCTCTTTTAACACGGTTGATGACCTTATTAAAGTGAAAAGGGAGATCTCACCTGCTGTCCgcaagaacagagagagagagaagtccaATGATGCCTATACCAGCATGTTATCCAG TGCTTTGGTTGGTGGGAGCGTAGTGACTGAGGACGAGGATGGCACTTCAAAGAAAATGACTGAGCAGCTTGACAACATCGTAGACATGAGGGAATATGACGTTCCTTATCATGTCCGCGTTTCTATTGACCTGAAGATTCATGTG GCTCACTGGTACAATGTGAGGTACAGAGGAAGCGCCTATCCTCCTGAGATTGTGCGCAGGGATGATCTTGTGGAAAGACCT GATCCTGTAGTGTTGGCTTTTGATATTGAGACCACAAAACTCCCACTGAAGTTTCCTGATGCTGAAACAGACCAGATTATGATGATATCATACATGATAGATGGGCAG ggCTTCCTCATCACAAACAGAGAGATAGTCTCTGAAGACATTGAGGACTTTGAGTTCACCCCAAAACCTGAATATGAGGGTCCCTTCACTGTATTCAATGAACCTGATGAG GCCTCTCTTATTCAGAGATGGTTTGAACACATCCATGAGACCAAGCCAAACATTTTTGTCACTTACAATGGAGATTTCTTTGACTG GCCATTTATAGAAACCAGAGCAGCCCAGCTTGGCTTGAGTATGTATCGGGAGATCGGCTTCCAGAAGGACAATCAGGGGGAATATAAAGCCAGCCAGGCTATTCACATGGACTGCCTCAG GTGGGTGAAGCGAGACAGTTACCTGCCTGTAGGAAGTCATAACCTCAAGGCTGCAGCGAAAGCCAAGTTAGGCTATGACCCTGTAGAGCTGGACCCAGAGGAGATGTGCCGTATGGCTACTGAAGAACCACAG ACTCTGGCCACCTATTCAGTGTCTGACGCTGTGGCCACATACTACCTTTACATGAAATATGTTCATCCCTTCATTTTTGCCCTCTGCACTATAATTCCTATGGAACCCGATGAG GTTTTGCGGAAAGGCTCCGGTACCCTGTGCGAGGCCTTGCTGATGGTTCAGGCCTTCCATGTCAACATTGTCTTCCCAAACAAGCAGGAGCAGGTCTTTAACAAACTCACAGATGATGGTCATGTACTTGACTCTGAGACTTATGTAGGTGGCCACGTCGAGGCTCTAGAGTCTGGTGTGTTTCGTAGTGATATACCCTGCCGCTTTAAAATG AATCCAGCAGCATTTGACTTCTTGATTCAGAGGGTGGAGCATACTCTCCGTCATGCAattgaggaagaggagaaggtTCCCCTTGAGCAGGTCACCAACTTTAATGAG GTGTGTGAGGAAATCAAGAGGAAGCTTATCTCTCTAAAGGAAGTGCCCAATAGAATCGAGTGTCCTCTTATTTACCATCTGGATGTAGGGGCCATGTACCCCAACATCATTCTCACCAACAGACTACAG ccCTCTGCCATGGTGGATGAGGCGACCTGTGCCGCCTGTGATTTTAATAAACCTGGTGCAAACTGTCAGCGCAAGATGACTTGGCAGTGGAGAGGAGAGATCA tGCCTGCAAGTAGAAGTGAGTTTCATCGCATTCAGCAACAACTGGAGTCTGAGAAGTTTCCCCCTCTCTTTCCTAATGGTCCACCACGTGCTTTCCATGTGCTCAACAGAGAAGAACAAGCTCGGCATGAGAAGAAGCGGTTGGGAG ACTACTGTCGAAAAGCCTATAAGAAGGTTCACCTGACCAGACTGGAGGAGAGAGTCACTACCATTTGCCAAAGAGAGAACTCTTTTTATGTTGACACGGTTCGAGCCTTCAGAGACCGTCGATATGAGTTCAAAGGACTCCACAAG GTGTGGAAGAAGAAGCTGTCTACAGCACAGGATAATGGGGACGCAGCGGAGGTGAAGCGCTGCAAGAACATGGAGATTCTCTATGAGTCTCTGCAACTGGCACACAAGTGTATCCTCAACTCCTTCTACGGATACGTCATGAGAAAAGG AGCACGTTGGTACTCGATGGAGATGGCAGGGATTGTCTGTTTCACCGGTGCCAACATTATCACACAGGCCAGAGAACTCATTGAGCAGATTGG GAGGCCTCTGGAGTTGGACACTGATGGTATCTGGTGTGTTCTTCCCAACACCTTTCCTGAAAACTTTGTCATAAAATCCACCAATGAGAAGAAGGCAAAGGTGACCATCAGTTATCCAGGAGCCATGCTGAACATCATGGTCAAG GAAGGCTTCACAAATCATCAGTATCAAGAGCTGGTGGACCCAGCATCTTTAACATATGAGACCAGAGCTGAGAACAGTATCTTCTTTGAAGTTGATGGGCCGTACTTGGCTATGATTCTTCCTGCCTCTAAAGAAGAAGGGAAAAAGCTAAAGAAAAG GTATGCCGTGTTTAACGAGGACGGGTCGCTGGCTGAGCTGAAGGGCTTTGAGGTGAAGAGAAGAGGAGAACTTCAACTCATTAAGATCTTCCAGTCATCTGTGTTTGAGGCCTTCCTGAAAGGCACAACTCTAGAAGAGGTTTATGCTTCTGTGGCTAAAGTGGCTGACTACTGGCTTGATGTGCTCTACAGCAAG GCTGCTAACATGCCAGATGCAGAGTTGTTTGAGCTGATTTCCGAAAATCGCTCCATGTCCCGTAAGCTGGAAGATTATGGCGAACAGAAGTCCACCTCCATCAGCACAGCCAAGCGTcttgctgagttccttggtgatCAGATGGTGAAGGACGCTGGTCTCAGCTGTCGCTATGTCATCTCCCGCAAACCGGAGGGTTCGCCTGTCACTGAAAG GGCGATCCCTCTGGCCATTTTTCAAGCTGAAGAGAGTGTTAAAAAGCATTTCCTACGCAAATGGCTGAAGATGCCCAGTCTCCATGACCTTGATATCAGATCT ATTCTGGACTGGAGTTACTACATTGAGCGGTTGGGCAGTGCCATTCAGAAGATCATCACTATTCCTGCAGCTCTACAACAG GTGAAAAATCCAGTACCCCGAGTACGGCATCCAGATTGGCTTCATAAGAAGCTTCTGGAAAAGAATGACATCTACAAGCAGAAGAAGATCAGTGAGCTCTTTACCAGTGAGGGAAAGAGACAG GTGGCCCATCAAACGTTACCAGCAGGTGAGACTCCTGATATGGAGGACTTCGGTGCTCCTCAGCGCCCTGTGCAGCCCGCCATTCTCATCAGCACAAAGAGGAAGAGGATATCTCAAGGAGAGGACAGCCAGGCTGAATCTCAAGAGCAAGAACTCACACAGTCTTGGAGAGAAATACTGGGGCCACCACCAACTATCGGCGCCAACCGG GAGGAACTTCTTGTCTGGTTGCGCTACCATAAGAAAAAATGGGAGCTGCAGCTTCGTCAGAGGAAAGAACGGCGGAAGAGGCGGCGTTTAGTTGATGGTGAATCTCAGCCAACTGGTGGTGGCGTAATCCGTGGTGGACCGACAACAGGGCTAGGCAGCTTTTTGCGAAGAACTGCCCGCAGTATTCTAGACATGCCCTGGCAAATTGTGCAG ATTGCTGAAACCAGTCACCCAGGCTTTTATAAGCTGTGGGCGGTCATTGGCAGTGACCTGCACTGCATGAAGCTCAACATCCCACGAGTGTTTTATGTCAACCAGAAAGTGCCCAAACAAGAAGAGGGAGCTAATTGCAAAAAG GTGAACCGGATACTTCCACGCTCTGGTGTGGTGTATTATCTGTACCAGTATGCTGTTCCTGAGGATATGTACCAGGAACACATCAATGAGATCAATGCTGACCTCTCAGCTCCTGATATTGAGGGTGTCTATGAGACACAG GTTCCACTGCTGTTCCGGGCTCTGGTCCAGTTGGGCTGCATGTGTATGGTCAATAAACAGGTGGTCAGAGACCTGGCTGGCAGAGAGGCTGATACCTTCGACCTGGAGCACCTAGAGATGAGATCCCTGGCCCAGTTCAGCTACCTCGAGCCAG GCAGTGTAAGGCACATCTATCTGTACCATCACAGTCAGGGCCACAAGGCTCTCTTTGGCCTCTTCATACCATCCCAACGCAAAGCCAGCATCTTTGTTCTTGACACG GTACGCAGTAATCAGATGCCGAACCTTAGCTCTTTGTACGGAGCAGAGCGCACAGCACTCCTGGAGAAGACCACAGAGGAGCTGCTGCCACCTGAGAAACATATGTTTGAAGTGCGTGCTGAAAACGACGTCAAAGCCATCTACCGCGCACTGCAGCGCATTCTCCTCAACTACAAG GAGGAGCGGCGTGGTCCGACCCTGGTTGCTGTTCAGTCTAACTGGGAGCTGCGGCGGCTGATGGCTGGCATGACTGTACTGGAGGAGTTCCCGGTGGTCCCGGTTCATGTTATTGATGAGATAAGTTACAATGTACTGGACTGGCAGCGGCACGGAGCTCGCCGCATGATAAAACACTACCTGAACCTGGACAGCTGCCTCTCACAGGCTTTTGATATGGCCAG GTATTATCACCTGCCTGTGGGAAATCTGCCACAGGACATTTCTATATTTGGATCAGATCTGTTTCTTGCACGTCATCTGAGAAAGCACAACCACTTGTTGTGGCTGTCACCTACGGCACGTCCAGACCTCGGGGGGAAAGAGGCTGACGACAGCAGGCTGGTGATGGAGAGTGATGAGAGAGGTTCCATGGAGATCAATAGCCATGGCTGCTACTCAACAG TTTGTGTGGAGTTGGATATTCAGAGTTTGGCAGTAAACACCATTCTGCAGTCCCAGCATGTTAACGACATGGAAGGCGGGGCCAGCATTGGcgtcagctttgatgtcattcaGCATGCATCTCTGGAGGAAATGATGTCAGGGAATCAGGGAGCAAACACAGTGGCCAGCTATGACGAGACGGCGCTCTGCTCCAATACATTCAG GATTCTGAAGAGTATGGTGGTCGGTTGGGTCAGAGAGATCACGCAGTATCATAACGTCTACGCTGATAACCAGGTGATGCATTTTTACCGGTGGTTACGATCACCCAGTTCTCTGCTGTACGACCCGGCCCTGCATCGCACACTCCTCAACATGATGAAGAAGATCTTCCTGCA ACTTGTGGCAGAGTTTAAGCGCCTGGGCTCATCTGTGATCTATGGAAACTTCAACCGTCTCATCCTCTGCACTAAGAAACGGCGCATTGACGACGCCATTGCATACGTGGAGTACATCACTAACag TATCCATTCAAAGGAGATCTTCCACTCTCTGTCTATCACATTCTCACGCTGTTGGGAGTTTCTGCTGTGGATGGATCCAACTAACTATGGAGGAGTGAAGGGAAAGCTGCCCTCTAGCCTTCTTTATGGAGAG GATGGcaatgaaaagaagaaaaagaaggatGTAGAGGAGGAGGATGGaagtgaggaagaggaagaagatgaagaaaaCCAAGGGGAGGATGAAGAACAGGATGGGGAAGATGATGTAGAAGACTTGATTGAAAGTAACTGGAACATCATGCAGTACCTTCCTCAGACAGCATCCTGTCAGAAATACTTTCTCGTGATCATTTCAG CCTACATTGCAGCGGTCTATCACAGCATGAAACAAGAGCTTCGGCGAAACGCTCCTGGTGCTACTCCCATTAAGAGACGAGGAGCGACCCAAGCATCCCAGCAGCCAACTGGGGACGTCAGTGCACTTCCTG GTTTGATTACATTCTCTCAGGAGTATGTGTCTAGTGAACTCACACAGAACTTCTTCACCATCACTCAGAAGATTCAGAAGAAAGTGTCAAGCACTCGCAGTGTTACGCTCCCATCTGAGATGTTTCCTGTTCTTCCTGGTTCTCACTTGCCCCTCAACAACCCAGCTCTGGAGTTTATTAAATATGTCTGCCAG GTGCTCTCTCTGGATGCCAACATTGTCAATCAGGTGAACAAACTGAAGCGAGATCTTTTGCGACTGGTGGATGTTGGAGAATTTTCGGAGGATGCCCAGTTCCGTGACCCCTGCAAGTCCTACATCCTGCCAGAGGTTATCTGCCACCAGTGTAACTTCTGTCGTGACCTCGACCTCTGCAAAGACCCTGCAGTTTCCCAG GATGGTTCAGTTCTTCCTCAGTGGTTCTGCTCTAACTGTCAGGCCCAGTACGACACAGAGTCCATAGAAATGGCCCTGGTGGAGGCGCTCCAGAAGAAGCTCATGAGTTACACACTACAAGACCTG GAATGTTCCAAATGCAAAGGTGTGAAGGAAGCAAACATGCCGCTGTACTGTAGCTGTGCTGGAGATTTCAACCTCAGCTTTACCACAAAG AGCTTCACTGAGCAGGTGGAGGTGTTCCGGAACATTGCCGCCCACTATAACATGAACTTCCTGTTAGAGACCATTGACTGGGTGCTTAGTATGAATGCGTAG
- the p2rx2 gene encoding P2X purinoceptor 2, translated as MGCLEFLKDFFLGFWDYETPKMMVVKDRKLGVIYRAVQFLVITYFIWHVFISQKAYQETETRPESSVYTEMRGVALLEDSIQDTTEYARPSEGGDVISTILRKEVTHDQTQGTCAEHYSVANANCTQDSDCTKGEIDFDGHGQRTGRCVPYYNDTFKTCEIKSWCPIEEHAFVREPALEQAINFTVFIKNNIHFPKFKVLRGNIKSNKPKKLLRCHYHPKTNPYCPVFSLGFIAAQAREKFSELCRTGGIIGVFINWKCDFDMDPSKCIPTYSFRRLDMRKNQSSSGYYYRFAKYYRKDGVEYRTLIKAYGIRLDVIVHGHAGRFSLIPTIISTVTAMTSVGICSIICDWILLTFIDKNEVFSGKKFDDISKEPSQPITEDLTLTSYGSTHSDLSDGVPL; from the exons atgggtTGTCTGGAATTCCTCAAAGACTTTTTCCTGGGTTTCTGGGACTATGAGACTCCGAAAATGATGGTGGTGAAGGACAGAAAACTAGGAGTCATATACAGAGCTGTGCAGTTCCTGGTCATCACATATTTCATTTG GCATGTATTTATCAGTCAGAAAGCGTATCAGGAGACAGAGACGCGTCCAGAGAGCTCGGTGTACACTGAGATGAGAGGTGTGGCCTTGCTGGAAGACAGCATTCAGGACACAACAGAATACGCCAGACCATCGGAG GGTGGTGATGTCATCAGCACAATTCTTAGAAAAGAAGTGACGCATGATCAGACGCAGGGCACGTGTGCAGAG CACTACAGTGTTGCCAATGCAAACTGCACACAAGATTCTGACTGCACTAAAGGGGAAATAGATTTCGATGGTCATG GTCAAAGAACAGGACGGTGTGTTCCGTACTACAACGACACATTCAAGACCTGTGAGATCAAATCCTGGTGTCCCATTGAGGAACATGCGTTTGTCAG AGAACCAGCTTTGGAACAGGCCATTAATTTCACCGTGTTCATAAAGAATAACATCCATTTCCCAAAGTTTAAAGTTCTGAG GGGCAACATCAAATCAAACAAGCCAAAGAAATTGTTACGGTGCCATTATCACCCAAAAACCAACCCGTATTGTCCGGTGTTCAGCCTGGGCTTCATCGCAGCACAGGCCCGAGAGAAATTCAGTGAACTTTGCAGAACG GGTGGAATAATTGGCGTGTTCATTAACTGGAAGTGTGATTTTGATATGGATCCGTCAAAGTGCATTCCAACGTATTCATTCAGAAGACTAGACATGAGAAAAAACCAGTCCAGCTCAGGATATTACTACAG GTTTGCTAAATATTACCGTAAGGATGGTGTGGAGTACAGGACACTCATAAAAGCCTATGGGATTCGCCTGGATGTCATTGTTCATGGACAT GCGGGACGATTTAGTCTGATTCCAACCATCATCAGCACAGTCACGGCCATGACATCAGTAGGAATT TGCTCTATCATCTGTGATTGGATCTTGCTGACGTTTATCGATAAGAATGAAGTCTTCAGCGGAAAGAAGTTTGATGAT ATCTCCAAGGAACCCAGTCAGCCAATCACAGAAGACCTCACTCTTACAAGCTATGGCTCCACCCACTCGGACCTCTCAGATGGCGTGCCATTGTAA